The Bombus vancouverensis nearcticus chromosome 9, iyBomVanc1_principal, whole genome shotgun sequence genome includes a window with the following:
- the DAT gene encoding sodium-dependent dopamine transporter yields MSSRVVKNHPKMNGGVDGRETWSGKVDFLLSVIGFAVDLANVWRFPYLCYKNGGGAFLVPYCIMLVVGGIPLFYMELALGQFNRKGAITCWGRLVPLLKGIGYAVVLIAFYVDFYYNVIIAWALRYFFASFSSLLPWTTCDNPWNTPHCRAFDANISYTFDNMFGSLDSIESSNSSLIAEHLGRDSNQGYNNTWYTSAAQEYFNRAILELHESEGLHDLGTIKWDIALCLLVVYLICYFSLWKGISTSGKVVWFTALFPYAVLLILLIRGVTLPGSLEGIRYYLNPNFSAITKAEVWVDAATQVFFSLGPGFGVLLAYASYNKYHNNVYKDALLTSLINSATSFVAGFVIFSVLGYMARASGKSIQDVATEGPGLVFIVYPAAIATMPGSMFWALIFFMMLLTLGLDSSFGGSEAIITALSDEFLIIGNNREIFVASLFTLYFLVGLASCSQGGFYFFHLLDRYAAGYSMLFAVLAEAIAVSWIYGVDRFCADIKDMIGFSPGIYWRVCWKFVAPIFLMFIIVYGLMGYEPLTYEDYVYPVWANVLGWLIATSSIAMIPGIAIYKIVVTPGSFIQRLKILTTPWRDTQQRNADLSSVVNGAVRRSFIADQDLNVTKEQQDLTKEQTEVMIQSREGVNGDPPPEPV; encoded by the exons ATGTCGTCAAGGGTGGTGAAAAATCATCCAAAGATGAATGGCGGCGTTGATGGCAGGGAGACTTGGTCCGGCAAAGTTGACTTCCTCTTGTCTGTTATTGGATTTGCTGTCGACCTTGCCAATGTTTGGAGATTTCCTTATCTATGTTACAAAAATGGCGGTG GGGCTTTTCTGGTTCCGTATTGTATAATGTTGGTGGTAGGAGGAATTCCGCTGTTTTACATGGAACTTGCTCTGGGTCAGTTCAATCGAAAAGGTGCGATCACTTGTTGGGGTCGCCTGGTGCCACTTTTAAAAG GTATTGGGTATGCAGTGGTACTAATTGCATTCTACGTCGATTTTTATTACAATGTGATCATTGCTTGGGCATTGAGGTATTTCTTCGCCTCATTCTCCAGCCTTTTACCTTGGACCACTTGTGACAATCCATGGAATACGCCACATTGTCGAGCGTTTGACGCTAATATTTCTTATACATTCGACAATATGTTTGGTTCGCTCGATTCGATAGAATCTAGTAATTCCTCCCTAATAGCCGAACATTTGGGTAGAGATTCAAATCAAGGCTACAACAATACGTGGTACACGAGCGCTGCTCAAGAATATTTCAA TCGAGCTATTCTGGAGCTTCACGAAAGCGAAGGTTTACACGATCTTGGAACAATTAAATGGGATATTGCGTTATGTCTGCTGGTAGTCTATCTGATTTGTTACTTCTCTTTGTGGAAGGGCATTTCTACTTCTGGCAAG GTGGTTTGGTTTACGGCTCTATTTCCTTATGCTGTTTTACTGATCCTACTTATACGAGGCGTCACGTTGCCAGGAAGTCTGGAAGGAATACGCTACTACCTTAATCCGAATTTTTCTGCTATAACAAAAGCTGAG GTGTGGGTGGATGCCGCAACGCAGGTGTTCTTCTCTCTCGGACCGGGTTTTGGGGTGCTTTTGGCTTATGCAAgttataataaatatcacaacAACGTTTACAA GGACGCTTTATTAACCAGTTTGATAAACAGCGCAACATCGTTCGTCGCTGGTTTTGTGATTTTTTCTGTACTAGGGTACATGGCTCGAGCAAGTGGAAAGTCCATTCAGGATGTAGCGACTGAAGGACCTGGTCTAGTGTTTATCGTTTATCCTGCTGCTATCGCTACTATGCCTGGATCGATGTTTTGGGCGCTTATCTTTTTTATGATGTTGCTTACGTTGGGGTTGGATAGCTCG TTCGGGGGCTCTGAAGCGATAATAACTGCTCTTAGCGATGAGTTTCTAATTATCGGGAATAATCGCGAAATTTTCGTCGCTTCGCTTTTCACGCTATACTTCCTCGTTGGTTTAGCCTCGTGTTCCCAG GGTGGCTTTTACTTTTTCCACTTATTGGACCGATACGCAGCTGGCTACTCGATGTTGTTTGCAGTTTTGGCGGAGGCGATCGCTGTTAGTTGGATCTACGGGGTAGATAGATTTTGCGCAGATATTAAAGATATGATTGGGTTTTCACCTGGAATCTACTGGAGAGTCTGCTGGAAATTCGTTGCTCCGATATTTCTCATG TTTATCATCGTTTACGGTTTAATGGGTTATGAACCACTGACTTATGAGGATTACGTGTACCCTGTCTGGGCAAATGTATTAGGCTGGTTAATTGCGACTTCCTCAATTGCCATGATACCCGGCATCGCAATTTATAAGATCGTCGTCACGCCCGGCAGTTTCATTCAG AGATTGAAAATTCTGACCACTCCCTGGAGAGATACTCAACAAAGAAACGCAGATCTATCCTCGGTGGTGAACGGTGCGGTTCGTCGTAGTTTTATCGCAGATCAGGATCTAAACGTAACAAAGGAACAACAAGATTTGACCAAAGAACAAACAGAAGTGATGATCCAATCCAGAGAAGGTGTTAACGGAGATCCACCTCCGGAGCCAGTCTAG